A window from Fundidesulfovibrio soli encodes these proteins:
- a CDS encoding diguanylate cyclase: protein MPTRTKRLLREIILVKLPQLGKCRSVLLCVLLLGAVAYLDWLTTFGINLAGLYLLPVFVAAVSTGLRGGLLVSLASSVARTTTDVLTGVVFTSWLGFYANLFISFLIFFCFAWLVRALHESYVEESQASRTDELTGIANRKCFYEMATLELERCRRFDKPLNLLIVDADNFKALNDAHGHLTGDRALRVIAETIVNNVRAIDLVARLGGDEFAVLLPEIGPEETRKVATKIHDMVIKAMRQNGWALTCSVGAISCQDHSASLEAILHKADMAMYESKRTGKDRVTEENAC, encoded by the coding sequence ATGCCAACGCGGACGAAACGGCTGCTCCGAGAGATCATACTGGTCAAGCTGCCCCAGCTGGGCAAATGCCGGAGCGTGCTGTTGTGCGTCCTGTTGCTCGGCGCCGTGGCATACCTCGACTGGCTGACAACATTCGGAATCAACCTCGCCGGCCTCTATCTGCTGCCTGTTTTCGTGGCGGCCGTATCCACCGGCCTGAGGGGCGGGCTGTTGGTGAGCCTGGCCAGTTCCGTCGCGAGAACCACCACCGACGTCCTCACGGGGGTGGTATTCACCTCCTGGCTTGGCTTTTATGCCAACCTGTTCATCAGTTTCCTCATTTTCTTCTGTTTCGCCTGGCTGGTGAGGGCGCTGCACGAATCCTACGTTGAGGAGAGCCAGGCCAGCCGCACCGACGAACTCACCGGGATAGCCAACCGCAAATGCTTCTACGAGATGGCCACCCTGGAGCTGGAGCGGTGCAGACGCTTCGACAAACCCCTCAACCTGCTCATCGTGGACGCCGACAATTTCAAGGCCCTCAACGACGCTCACGGCCACCTCACGGGTGACAGGGCCCTGCGGGTCATCGCGGAGACCATCGTGAACAACGTGCGCGCCATCGATCTCGTAGCCAGGCTGGGGGGAGACGAGTTCGCGGTGCTCCTGCCCGAGATCGGGCCTGAGGAGACCAGGAAGGTAGCGACCAAGATCCACGACATGGTCATCAAGGCCATGCGCCAGAACGGCTGGGCCTTGACCTGCAGCGTGGGGGCGATCTCCTGCCAGGACCACAGCGCCTCACTGGAGGCCATCCTGCACAAGGCCGACATGGCCATGTACGAGTCCAAGCGCACGGGGAAGGACCGCGTAACGGAAGAAAACGCCTGCTGA
- a CDS encoding HD-GYP domain-containing protein — MSKWIPLEELKPGMFVSSFDLSWFRHPFVSSRLGVIRDQRLIDELQRLGVRHVQIDPALGSKVGGTAGGASQSPPDAFEHTTEGFGPPPRFDSPQLRSEAPAAAPGLPPVPPPTDPARTARFARKLFDHAMRSTRKLTRGVVGGEQLDVDELKALVGHLIASVHTNEDVLHNLLQLKAFDDYTYTHSVNLAALGVLLGEAMQLDRKALEIVGLAGILHDVGKCLVPKELIAKPDKLTQEEFEVVKQHSRLGHDHLKAQKGVDPLVLRATLEHHERMDGSGYPRGLTGGAIHPHSYLVSIVDVYDAITSERVYSGRVSGHTAIRALFNMRDKAFPRDMVDMFIKRMGVFPANSVVQLRNGCYAVVSRQIEGSPLHPEVIVICDANRVPVPRRRVNTRRLCEEMGRKEFEIERNVEPEEMTCPFLTQGGA, encoded by the coding sequence ATGAGCAAGTGGATTCCCCTGGAGGAGCTCAAGCCTGGCATGTTTGTCAGCTCCTTCGACCTTTCCTGGTTCCGCCACCCCTTCGTTTCCTCGCGTCTTGGCGTCATCAGGGACCAGCGGCTCATCGACGAGCTGCAGCGCCTTGGGGTGCGCCATGTGCAGATCGACCCGGCGCTCGGCAGCAAAGTCGGCGGCACGGCCGGCGGGGCCTCCCAGTCTCCGCCCGACGCCTTCGAGCACACCACCGAAGGCTTTGGCCCGCCGCCCCGCTTCGACAGCCCGCAACTGAGGAGCGAAGCGCCGGCAGCCGCTCCGGGCCTGCCTCCGGTGCCGCCCCCGACCGATCCGGCGCGGACCGCCCGGTTCGCCCGCAAGCTCTTCGACCACGCCATGCGCTCCACTCGCAAGCTCACGCGCGGGGTGGTCGGGGGTGAGCAGCTGGACGTGGACGAACTCAAGGCCCTCGTGGGGCATCTTATCGCCTCCGTGCACACCAACGAGGACGTGCTGCACAACCTGCTGCAGCTCAAAGCCTTCGACGACTACACCTACACCCACTCCGTGAACCTGGCCGCCCTGGGCGTCCTGCTGGGCGAGGCCATGCAGCTGGACCGCAAGGCCCTGGAGATCGTGGGCCTGGCGGGCATCCTGCATGATGTGGGCAAATGCCTCGTGCCCAAGGAGCTCATCGCCAAACCGGACAAGCTCACCCAGGAAGAGTTCGAGGTGGTCAAGCAACACAGCCGCCTGGGCCATGATCACCTCAAAGCCCAGAAAGGGGTCGACCCCCTGGTGCTGCGCGCCACCCTGGAGCACCACGAGCGCATGGACGGCAGCGGCTATCCTCGCGGCCTGACCGGCGGCGCCATCCATCCCCACAGCTACCTTGTGAGCATCGTGGACGTGTACGACGCCATAACCTCCGAGCGGGTGTACAGCGGGCGGGTCTCGGGCCACACGGCCATCCGCGCGCTCTTCAACATGAGGGACAAGGCCTTCCCCAGGGACATGGTGGACATGTTCATCAAGCGCATGGGCGTGTTTCCGGCCAACAGCGTGGTGCAGCTGCGCAACGGCTGCTACGCCGTGGTCTCGCGCCAGATCGAGGGGAGCCCGCTGCACCCCGAGGTGATCGTCATCTGCGACGCGAACCGGGTCCCCGTGCCCAGGCGCAGGGTCAACACGCGCAGGCTCTGCGAGGAGATGGGCCGCAAGGAATTCGAGATAGAGCGCAACGTGGAGCCGGAGGAGATGACCTGCCCCTTCCTGACGCAGGGCGGCGCCTAG
- a CDS encoding M48 family metallopeptidase: MLVNGPTLLVLAALVLCYLVTGLARRLNVRCLSESIPPEFEGVFDPGQYRRSQEYLRAGARLEQLRESFDTLLACGFVLAGGIGWADALARGLAGSLGLGELGTGLIFLGGLGLAQAVLSLPFDIYSTFRLEARFGFNRTTPGLFIADRLKGLALGAVLGGALCSGVIWAYMRMGSVAWLVAWGVVAGFSALMLWLGPAWLLPLFNRFTPLEPGELREAIEAYAAGHSIGLDGIFVMDGSRRSAKANAFVTGLGRRKRISLYDTLLDRLSNEQVVAVLAHEVGHSVRRHILKGFAVAMLKTGLLLAVLQAMLASAPLQQAFGAAQPSVHVGLTVFALAYQPLALLLAASANALSRRFEFEADAFAADTPERAGALSGALKALSVANLANLTPHPLTVWLHYSHPPVLERVRRLEGASRPR, translated from the coding sequence TTGCTGGTCAACGGCCCCACCCTTCTCGTGCTCGCGGCGCTGGTGCTGTGTTATCTCGTCACAGGGCTGGCCCGGCGGCTCAACGTCCGCTGCCTGAGCGAGTCCATCCCGCCCGAATTCGAGGGCGTGTTCGACCCCGGGCAGTACCGCCGCTCCCAGGAATACCTGCGCGCCGGCGCACGCCTGGAGCAGCTGCGCGAGAGCTTCGACACCCTCCTGGCCTGCGGTTTCGTGCTGGCGGGCGGCATCGGCTGGGCAGACGCCCTGGCGCGCGGCCTGGCCGGGAGCCTGGGGCTTGGAGAACTCGGTACCGGGTTGATCTTCCTGGGAGGGCTGGGCCTGGCCCAGGCGGTCCTGAGCCTGCCCTTCGACATCTACTCCACCTTCCGGCTGGAGGCCCGTTTCGGCTTCAACCGCACCACGCCGGGGCTGTTCATCGCCGACAGGCTCAAGGGCCTGGCCTTGGGGGCCGTGCTTGGCGGCGCGTTGTGCTCCGGGGTGATCTGGGCCTACATGCGAATGGGTTCAGTGGCCTGGCTTGTGGCCTGGGGCGTGGTGGCCGGGTTCTCGGCGCTCATGCTCTGGCTGGGGCCCGCCTGGCTGCTGCCCCTGTTCAACCGCTTCACGCCGCTGGAGCCGGGGGAGCTGCGCGAGGCCATCGAGGCCTACGCGGCCGGGCACAGCATCGGGCTGGATGGCATCTTCGTCATGGACGGCTCTCGCCGCTCGGCCAAGGCCAACGCCTTCGTCACGGGACTGGGCAGAAGGAAACGGATCAGCCTGTACGACACCCTGTTGGACAGACTGTCAAACGAACAGGTGGTCGCGGTGCTGGCCCACGAGGTGGGGCACAGCGTGCGCAGGCACATCCTCAAGGGGTTCGCCGTGGCCATGCTCAAGACGGGCCTGCTCCTGGCCGTGCTCCAGGCCATGCTGGCCAGCGCCCCCCTGCAGCAGGCCTTCGGAGCCGCCCAGCCTTCGGTGCATGTGGGCTTGACGGTCTTCGCCCTGGCCTACCAGCCCCTGGCCCTGCTGCTGGCGGCTTCGGCCAACGCGCTCTCCAGGCGCTTCGAGTTCGAGGCCGACGCTTTCGCCGCCGACACCCCCGAGCGGGCCGGAGCCCTGTCGGGAGCGCTCAAGGCGCTCAGCGTGGCCAACCTGGCCAACCTCACGCCGCACCCGCTCACCGTCTGGCTGCATTACAGCCATCCGCCCGTCCTGGAGCGCGTCCGGCGTCTGGAAGGCGCCAGCAGACCCCGGTGA